A single genomic interval of Mucilaginibacter boryungensis harbors:
- a CDS encoding dihydrofolate reductase family protein — MKKLILFLHVSLDGFTARPDGQMDWVKINDDLFDLAQQRTEVSDTALYGRGTFELMDAYWPTAGDSPNASKHDLEHSAWYNKVKKIVVSTSLPNREDITVLRENVARQLREIKQGEGKNIVMFGSPTLAAYLIAEGLVDDYWLFQNPVVLGRGIPFWPQTEQSSELKLISSTAFANGVVCQHYQKV; from the coding sequence ATGAAAAAGTTAATCTTATTCCTGCATGTATCTCTGGATGGTTTTACAGCAAGGCCAGACGGCCAAATGGATTGGGTCAAAATTAATGATGACCTATTTGACCTGGCCCAACAACGTACAGAAGTGTCGGACACAGCACTTTATGGTCGTGGAACATTTGAACTTATGGACGCCTACTGGCCTACGGCTGGGGACAGCCCTAATGCCTCCAAACATGACCTGGAGCATTCGGCATGGTATAATAAAGTGAAGAAAATAGTTGTTTCAACCAGTTTGCCCAATCGCGAGGACATAACGGTATTACGAGAAAATGTTGCCCGGCAGCTGAGGGAAATAAAACAAGGTGAAGGCAAAAATATTGTAATGTTTGGCAGCCCGACATTGGCTGCATACCTGATTGCCGAAGGTTTAGTTGATGATTACTGGTTGTTTCAAAACCCGGTTGTACTTGGCCGGGGAATTCCGTTCTGGCCACAGACTGAGCAGAGCAGCGAGTTGAAGCTGATAAGCAGTACCGCTTTTGCTAATGGTGTAGTATGCCAGCATTATCAGAAAGTTTAA
- a CDS encoding AraC family transcriptional regulator → MDNLTAEKKKIKEGFLGQQMIVLPPDVIKEVAKNTLIKGLYLTAIGYYPRAINHNRERKNGSQQYILLYCIDGKGYIKLGKARHELIPNTYFIIPKGVSHHYMTSDTDPWSIFWIHFTGEHSEALCSRYFIDQQPVVKSIPYDQQRIELFNLIYAILENSYNSRNMELTNIKLLQFLSSFIYHEEMYPAYYSTDQINHSINFMKKNLNKCFSINELASSLKYSVSHYSDLFKKKTGVPPMHYFNQLKIQESCQYLYFTNLTIKEIGFKVGFADPYYFSRMFKKLMGLSPVNYRNCYKK, encoded by the coding sequence ATGGATAATCTTACAGCGGAGAAAAAGAAGATAAAGGAGGGATTCCTGGGGCAACAGATGATCGTTCTGCCACCTGATGTTATAAAAGAGGTTGCCAAAAACACGCTGATCAAAGGTCTATATCTTACAGCAATTGGATACTATCCGCGAGCTATTAATCACAACCGCGAACGAAAAAACGGCAGTCAGCAGTATATCCTGCTGTATTGCATAGATGGAAAAGGGTATATTAAATTGGGCAAGGCAAGACACGAGTTAATCCCTAATACCTATTTTATTATCCCCAAGGGGGTATCCCACCATTACATGACCTCTGATACAGATCCGTGGAGTATTTTTTGGATCCATTTTACAGGAGAGCATTCGGAGGCATTGTGCTCCAGGTATTTTATTGACCAGCAACCGGTAGTTAAATCCATCCCTTATGATCAGCAGCGGATAGAATTATTTAATCTTATCTATGCTATCCTGGAAAACAGTTATAATTCGCGAAATATGGAATTGACGAATATAAAACTGCTCCAGTTCCTGTCCTCTTTTATTTATCATGAAGAGATGTACCCTGCTTATTATTCAACAGACCAGATCAACCATTCAATAAATTTCATGAAGAAAAACCTTAATAAGTGTTTTTCTATAAATGAGTTGGCTTCCAGCTTAAAATATTCCGTATCGCATTATTCCGATCTGTTTAAAAAGAAAACTGGTGTACCGCCAATGCACTACTTTAACCAGTTAAAAATTCAGGAGTCTTGTCAATATTTGTACTTTACCAATCTTACTATAAAAGAAATTGGCTTTAAAGTAGGTTTTGCCGACCCTTACTATTTTTCACGCATGTTTAAAAAGTTAATGGGCTTATCGCCGGTTAATTATAGAAATTGTTATAAAAAGTAG
- a CDS encoding sugar porter family MFS transporter, with the protein MKQLIPEKFNNTYIVAISFISALGGYLFGFDFAVISGALPFLRTAFHLTAWWEGFLTGSLALGCIVGCLIAGELADRYGRKPGLMLAALIFAVSSLGMAISHGLTIFVLMRFAAGIGVGMASMLSPMYIAEISPAKVRGRNVAINQLTIVIGILVTNLVNYILADKGDEAWRWMFGMGIVPAGLFFLGVLWLPESPRWLLKAGKEMQARKVLNKIGSTNFVENTFNEIRVSLQGLSKQSYKAVFAKSVRPAVVVGVTLAVFQQLCGINVVFNYTSTIFKSVGANLDRQLFETVSIGFVNLLFTIVAMWQVDKLGRRPLMLIGSLGLSILYIILALLLQRQAAAGLVSIFVLLAIAVYATSLAPVTWVLISEIFPNKIRGVASSVAIVSLWGAYFILVFTFPILAKQLGTYGPFYLYAGICLLGFFFIKRKVYETKGKTLEQLEQNLIQH; encoded by the coding sequence ATGAAACAACTTATACCAGAGAAATTTAATAATACCTATATCGTAGCTATTTCATTTATTTCAGCGTTGGGCGGATACCTTTTTGGTTTCGACTTCGCGGTGATTTCAGGTGCGCTGCCATTTTTACGGACGGCATTTCATTTAACCGCCTGGTGGGAAGGCTTCCTGACCGGCTCGCTGGCGCTGGGGTGCATAGTTGGCTGCCTGATTGCAGGGGAACTGGCCGACCGGTATGGAAGGAAGCCAGGTCTGATGCTGGCGGCTTTAATATTCGCCGTATCTTCCTTAGGGATGGCGATTTCCCATGGGTTAACCATTTTTGTATTAATGCGTTTTGCCGCCGGTATAGGGGTAGGGATGGCCTCAATGCTTAGCCCAATGTATATAGCTGAAATTTCACCTGCCAAAGTGCGTGGCCGCAATGTTGCCATTAACCAGTTAACCATTGTTATCGGGATATTGGTTACCAACCTGGTAAATTATATCCTGGCCGATAAAGGCGACGAGGCCTGGCGGTGGATGTTCGGTATGGGGATAGTGCCCGCCGGCTTATTTTTTCTGGGCGTGCTCTGGCTTCCTGAAAGCCCGCGCTGGCTGCTAAAAGCCGGTAAGGAAATGCAGGCCAGGAAAGTGTTAAATAAAATAGGGAGCACTAATTTTGTAGAAAACACATTCAACGAGATACGGGTGTCTCTTCAGGGCTTAAGTAAACAATCCTATAAAGCGGTTTTTGCAAAAAGTGTCCGTCCTGCGGTTGTTGTGGGGGTTACCCTGGCTGTGTTTCAGCAGCTATGCGGTATTAATGTGGTATTCAATTACACCTCTACCATATTCAAATCGGTCGGTGCAAACCTCGACCGGCAATTATTTGAAACCGTATCAATTGGCTTTGTAAACCTTCTTTTTACCATTGTGGCCATGTGGCAGGTAGATAAGTTGGGGCGCAGGCCGTTAATGCTTATCGGTTCGCTGGGGTTATCTATACTGTATATTATCCTGGCCCTGTTATTACAACGCCAGGCAGCAGCAGGGTTAGTCTCAATATTTGTGCTGCTGGCAATTGCAGTTTACGCCACTTCCCTGGCCCCGGTTACCTGGGTGTTGATCTCGGAAATTTTTCCTAATAAAATACGCGGTGTTGCCTCGTCGGTTGCAATCGTATCCCTTTGGGGGGCTTATTTTATCCTGGTATTTACATTTCCAATCCTCGCTAAGCAACTGGGTACTTATGGCCCTTTTTATCTGTATGCCGGTATTTGCCTGCTGGGTTTTTTCTTTATAAAACGCAAGGTATATGAAACAAAAGGCAAAACACTGGAACAGCTTGAACAGAATTTAATCCAACATTAA
- a CDS encoding DUF5107 domain-containing protein produces the protein MSELFVKIWQENVIIPTYETGKPDKNPMFFEKRVYQGSSGVVYPNPVIEKIYDEKKDVTYTGLFLENKYLKIMILPQLGGRVQMAYDKIKQRHFIYYNQVIKPALVGLCGPWISGGIEFNWPQHHRPSTFEPTDYTLEENADGSKTIWINEVERMFHTKGTVGFTIYPDKAYLEIKAKLYNRTSLPQTFLWWANPAVKVNEYYQSVFPPDVNAVFDHGKRDVSTFPIATGTYYKVDYSPGTDISWYKNIPVPTSYMAIRSDYDFVGGYENDTQAGVLHVANHHVSPGKKQWTWGHGDFGKAWDRNLTDEDGPYIELMTGVFTDNQPDFSWLMPYEEKSFTQYFMPYRELGVVKNATKDILVYADTAENKVRLKVFATSVQQANQVKVYMSDELIFTEMFDVDPENIYHKEITTTKPLNDENLLLIVESKAGKELIRYQPSKNRKNEIPAPAKAALSPEEVENNEQLFLTGLHLEQYRHATYKPTDYYEEALRRDPKDIRNNNALGKWYLRRGQFAKSEVYFQQAVETLTTRNPNPYEGEPYYNLGLCLKLQGKDGAYEAFYKSTWNSAWQSSGYFSIAQLDVSKGDFELALDHINLSIQRNTGNSKAGVLKAAILRNLDRLPEALSVCEEALKYDLFNLSAYFERSAIYKLLGKPDESKEAINKLLNLSRRDVHNLIEYALDYAAAGLYSEAISLLSFVLNEDGRNTYPMVFYYLSWFHQQSGNEEAALNFLQKAASANPDHCFPNRIEDINVLKSALTLNTGDAKAPYYLGNLWYDKRQYDDAIEMWELSVNRDNSFPTAFRNLGIAYFNKRNNPSKALDCLEKAFALDKTDARVFMELHQLYKRLNTLPETRLKFLEEHLALTEFRDDVYLERMALYNFLGQYEKAYQLLMSRQFHPWEGGEGKVSEQYLYSLVEMAKQDIRNKNYQEAIDKLQKAREYPHNLGEGKLFGAQENDIFYWLGVACEGLNETETARQYFEQATRGLAEPSAAMFYNDQQPDKIFYQGLAWGKLNQKENATMIFQKLIDYGNTHLDDQVKIDYFAVSLPDMLIFETDLTARNHIHCHYMMGLGYLGLEDRGRATAEFEQVLKQDAMHFGAKTHVPA, from the coding sequence ATGAGCGAACTCTTTGTGAAGATTTGGCAGGAAAACGTAATTATCCCGACTTATGAAACTGGCAAACCCGATAAAAACCCGATGTTTTTTGAAAAGCGTGTTTACCAGGGGAGCAGCGGGGTAGTATATCCAAATCCTGTTATTGAAAAAATTTACGACGAGAAGAAGGATGTAACCTATACGGGGCTTTTCTTAGAAAATAAATACCTTAAAATAATGATCTTGCCGCAGTTGGGCGGAAGGGTACAAATGGCCTACGATAAAATTAAACAACGCCATTTTATTTATTACAACCAGGTAATTAAACCGGCTTTGGTTGGGTTGTGTGGCCCCTGGATCTCGGGTGGGATTGAATTTAACTGGCCCCAGCATCATCGTCCCAGCACGTTTGAACCGACAGATTATACATTAGAGGAAAATGCAGATGGAAGTAAAACTATCTGGATAAACGAGGTTGAACGCATGTTCCACACAAAAGGGACGGTAGGTTTTACAATATACCCGGATAAAGCTTATTTAGAGATCAAAGCTAAACTATATAACCGCACCAGTTTGCCCCAAACCTTTTTGTGGTGGGCCAATCCCGCGGTAAAGGTGAATGAGTATTATCAATCTGTTTTTCCGCCGGATGTTAACGCTGTGTTTGACCATGGCAAGCGCGATGTCTCTACATTTCCTATCGCCACCGGAACTTATTATAAAGTAGATTATTCGCCCGGGACGGATATTTCATGGTATAAAAATATTCCTGTGCCAACATCTTATATGGCTATCCGTTCTGATTATGATTTTGTAGGCGGTTATGAAAATGATACCCAGGCAGGTGTTTTACATGTGGCCAATCATCATGTATCGCCAGGTAAAAAACAATGGACATGGGGGCATGGCGATTTTGGTAAAGCCTGGGACCGTAATTTAACCGATGAAGACGGCCCTTATATTGAATTAATGACCGGGGTATTTACAGATAACCAGCCAGATTTTAGCTGGTTAATGCCTTATGAGGAAAAATCATTTACGCAATATTTTATGCCCTACCGGGAATTGGGCGTCGTTAAAAATGCAACCAAAGACATTTTGGTATATGCAGATACAGCAGAAAATAAAGTGCGCTTAAAGGTTTTCGCAACTTCTGTTCAGCAGGCAAACCAGGTAAAAGTTTATATGAGTGATGAACTCATCTTTACCGAGATGTTCGATGTTGATCCGGAGAATATCTATCACAAGGAAATTACAACAACGAAACCGTTGAATGACGAAAACCTGTTGTTGATTGTTGAAAGTAAAGCCGGCAAGGAACTTATTCGCTATCAACCATCCAAAAACCGGAAAAATGAAATCCCCGCACCGGCAAAGGCTGCTTTAAGTCCAGAAGAGGTTGAAAATAATGAACAATTATTCCTTACAGGCCTGCATTTAGAGCAATATAGACACGCCACCTATAAGCCGACGGATTATTATGAAGAGGCATTAAGGAGAGACCCAAAAGATATAAGAAACAACAACGCGCTGGGGAAATGGTACCTGCGCCGCGGCCAGTTTGCAAAAAGCGAAGTCTATTTTCAGCAAGCGGTAGAAACACTTACAACACGCAATCCCAACCCCTATGAAGGAGAGCCTTATTATAATTTAGGCCTATGTTTGAAATTACAAGGGAAAGATGGTGCCTACGAGGCCTTTTATAAATCTACCTGGAACAGTGCGTGGCAAAGCAGTGGATATTTTTCAATTGCGCAACTGGATGTTTCAAAAGGGGATTTTGAGCTTGCGCTGGATCATATTAACTTATCTATTCAACGTAATACGGGAAATAGTAAAGCCGGGGTTTTAAAAGCGGCCATTTTACGCAACCTTGATCGTTTGCCTGAAGCTTTATCTGTTTGTGAGGAAGCTTTAAAGTACGACCTTTTTAACCTGTCGGCTTATTTTGAGCGAAGCGCGATTTATAAGCTGCTTGGCAAGCCCGACGAATCAAAAGAAGCTATAAATAAGCTATTGAATTTATCGCGCAGGGATGTACACAACTTAATTGAATATGCCCTTGATTATGCTGCCGCGGGGTTATATAGCGAGGCAATCTCATTACTCAGCTTTGTTTTAAATGAGGATGGTAGGAATACTTATCCCATGGTGTTTTATTATTTAAGCTGGTTTCATCAGCAGTCGGGTAATGAGGAAGCCGCGTTAAACTTCTTACAAAAAGCCGCTTCGGCCAATCCTGATCATTGTTTCCCTAATCGTATCGAAGATATCAACGTTTTAAAATCTGCGCTAACACTAAATACCGGGGATGCTAAGGCGCCGTATTATCTGGGCAATTTATGGTATGACAAACGGCAGTATGATGATGCAATTGAAATGTGGGAGCTTTCTGTTAACCGGGATAATTCTTTCCCCACTGCTTTTAGAAATTTAGGAATTGCCTATTTTAATAAACGGAATAACCCATCAAAAGCGCTTGATTGCCTGGAGAAAGCATTTGCACTGGATAAAACAGATGCCCGGGTTTTTATGGAGCTTCATCAGCTTTATAAGCGTTTGAACACCTTGCCGGAAACAAGGCTTAAGTTTTTAGAAGAGCATTTAGCACTTACTGAATTTAGGGATGATGTTTACCTTGAACGTATGGCATTATATAATTTCCTTGGGCAATATGAAAAAGCCTATCAATTACTCATGTCCCGCCAATTTCATCCGTGGGAAGGGGGCGAGGGGAAGGTTTCCGAGCAATACCTATACAGTTTAGTTGAAATGGCTAAACAGGATATTCGTAATAAAAATTACCAGGAAGCAATTGATAAATTACAGAAAGCCAGGGAATATCCCCACAATCTTGGAGAAGGAAAGTTATTTGGCGCCCAGGAAAATGATATATTTTATTGGCTTGGGGTAGCCTGTGAAGGTTTAAACGAAACCGAAACTGCCAGGCAATACTTTGAACAGGCCACCAGGGGCTTGGCTGAACCATCTGCGGCTATGTTTTATAACGACCAGCAGCCGGATAAAATATTTTATCAGGGTTTGGCCTGGGGAAAGCTTAACCAAAAGGAAAACGCCACAATGATCTTTCAGAAGCTAATAGACTATGGTAATACTCATTTAGATGACCAGGTTAAGATCGATTATTTTGCCGTATCCCTTCCGGATATGTTGATCTTTGAAACTGATCTAACCGCAAGAAACCATATCCACTGCCACTATATGATGGGCCTTGGTTATTTGGGACTTGAAGACAGGGGCCGGGCCACAGCCGAATTTGAACAGGTTTTAAAACAAGATGCGATGCACTTTGGCGCCAAAACACATGTGCCAGCATAA
- a CDS encoding DUF2231 domain-containing protein, with protein sequence MKSRASIKGHPIHPILVTFPIAFFTGTLVFDVLSILKDNASYRQTADYLELAGLIAAIIAAVPGVIDYFFTVPPASSAKKRATQHGLANVLLLLIFAAAYLLRVKASFSVVIGLESAGFILMGISGWLGGTLVYRNQIGVDPRYAGAGKWNEAYLKDQDKLIEAAVSGELQNDQMKLLHIDGKRIVLAKTAEGYVAFDDRCTHKGGSLAGGMMVCGTVQCPWHGSQFASQTGDVKAGPATKNIHTYETLVKDGKIYLSLSTV encoded by the coding sequence ATGAAAAGCAGGGCCAGTATAAAAGGGCATCCAATTCATCCAATCCTTGTAACTTTTCCCATTGCGTTTTTTACAGGTACGCTGGTATTTGATGTATTAAGCATTTTAAAAGATAATGCCAGTTACCGACAAACCGCTGATTATTTAGAATTGGCCGGACTGATTGCTGCAATAATAGCCGCCGTTCCCGGAGTAATCGATTATTTTTTTACCGTACCACCAGCCAGTTCTGCAAAGAAAAGGGCCACACAACATGGGCTGGCCAACGTGCTATTGCTATTGATATTTGCGGCCGCCTATCTGCTCAGGGTTAAGGCATCCTTTTCGGTTGTCATCGGGTTAGAATCTGCCGGGTTTATTTTAATGGGTATCTCAGGGTGGCTGGGTGGCACCCTGGTGTACCGGAACCAGATTGGGGTTGACCCCAGGTATGCCGGTGCCGGTAAATGGAATGAAGCCTATCTGAAGGACCAGGATAAGCTGATAGAGGCAGCCGTATCGGGAGAGTTGCAAAACGACCAGATGAAACTATTGCATATTGATGGTAAGCGCATTGTATTAGCTAAAACAGCTGAAGGCTATGTTGCTTTTGATGACCGCTGTACGCATAAAGGAGGTTCGCTGGCAGGGGGGATGATGGTTTGCGGTACGGTACAATGTCCCTGGCATGGGTCGCAGTTTGCTAGCCAAACCGGGGACGTAAAAGCGGGCCCGGCAACCAAAAATATCCACACCTATGAAACATTGGTGAAAGATGGAAAGATATACCTTTCATTGTCTACGGTTTAA
- a CDS encoding two-component regulator propeller domain-containing protein, giving the protein MKKFFTVHFLINVNLTVKLICILLLTTLKINAADKEPIEYLSIENGLSNNSVTAIFQDHYGFMWFGTYDGLNRYDGYSFKVFKNHWGNEGSLINNHIICIAEDHENRVWIGTEKGMVYYNYSDSKIYPVYYHPLNNGKVKKAISRINSLVTDAVGNLYAATEENGLLICKKGTDVCEQVINLNNTKAYNIQKLLVDKKDRLWIFINGVGLCQFNAGLNKMVVVNTQLKNVNCITPDARNAFLWMGNEGGLYKYNIAQNQIINLNLSGYKLTNNNIMHLYLDKQERVWIATDGGGVNIIDPSTQKVSYILPGEQKGALSSGAVYDIYEDSDARKWIATLRGGLNIIDYKNHQFTSITHDPQNKNSLVNNFTRSFCEDVDKNIWIGTSGGGLSYWNPRLNSYTNYIHNEADPNSLSSDFVMSIVNDHQNKIWIATFNGGINLFNKNNHTFKHYTCFNTYTKVEDRNAWRLFEDSKFNLWASATRGGALYLYNREKDKFELFDHRLVNINCFLEDKNGALWAGTNSELVKIDIKDKRHQVTNINSAVYAIHEDKKGNFWIGTDGGGLLLFNRANRSTVRYTETNGLADNAVINILEDNSGFLWLSTYNGISRFNPAAKTFKNYYASDGLQSNQFNYNAALKLRSGEFLFGGIKGFNRFNPDSVKTSVSAPKVFLTGFRVNNVPIEQDARYKDKGAINLQNITIPYDKAVISIDFVAIEYSFPDKILYAYYLEGWDHVWNNSGKVKVANYSRLNEGNYILRIKSTNSDGVWSNDQRIVYITVLPPWYRTWWAWCIYIGLAVALVYYYLLYKARQTKLQHEIEIAYIKADKEKELNERKLSFFTNISHEFRTPLTLIINPIKDMLNSSSKNNAVDNDLNIVYRNARRLLSLVDQLLLFRKTESENDRLKIVKLNFAHLCHEVYLCFTHQAKIKNIDYVFECDTDNIELYADREKIEIALFNLVSNALKFTPDGGCVSLIIVEQEDEITVSVTDTGCGIPENIGDRLFEKFYKVQNGAAVKTGFGIGLYLVKNFINSHNGEIAYQSTASGTTFLIQLKKGKAHFSNNLIFEDISDGSIYLEELIEELPEKSTAGNNEPISLDMMISDQQSMLIIDDNEEIREYIKRIFKIHYKLYEASNGEDGFKLIKDFLPDIVICDVMMQAMSGIELCRLIKDDLSLNHIPVILLTAQLTPEIKLQGIEVGAYDCISKPFEKELLMARIGAILKNRSNLQKYFYNEVTLQSNNLKISEEYKDFLNKCIAVVEDYLNDADFNIKTLASELGMSHSNLYKKVKSISGQSVNGFVRFIRLRKAAELLINTNCNVNEAAYRVGLNDIKYFREQFHKIFGMNPSEFIKKHRVAFHKHYLLDNQVNKD; this is encoded by the coding sequence ATGAAGAAATTTTTTACTGTTCATTTTCTTATAAATGTTAATTTGACAGTTAAATTGATATGCATTTTACTGTTAACTACACTTAAAATTAATGCAGCCGATAAGGAGCCTATTGAATATTTGAGCATTGAAAACGGTCTGTCAAACAATTCGGTAACCGCCATTTTTCAGGATCATTATGGGTTTATGTGGTTTGGCACCTATGATGGACTGAATAGGTATGATGGTTACAGCTTTAAAGTATTTAAAAATCACTGGGGGAATGAAGGTTCACTGATCAATAACCATATTATTTGCATTGCCGAAGATCATGAGAACAGGGTGTGGATCGGTACCGAAAAAGGGATGGTTTACTATAATTATTCCGATTCTAAAATATATCCGGTGTATTATCATCCTTTAAATAATGGTAAAGTAAAAAAAGCTATTTCGCGGATAAACAGCCTGGTTACCGATGCGGTGGGCAACTTATATGCGGCCACAGAAGAAAATGGCTTATTGATATGTAAAAAGGGTACTGACGTTTGCGAGCAGGTTATTAACCTTAATAACACTAAAGCCTATAATATCCAAAAACTGTTGGTTGATAAAAAAGACCGGTTATGGATATTTATTAACGGCGTAGGGCTATGTCAATTCAACGCCGGCTTAAACAAAATGGTGGTGGTTAATACGCAATTAAAAAATGTAAATTGTATTACCCCCGATGCCCGGAATGCCTTTTTATGGATGGGAAACGAAGGCGGGCTTTATAAATATAATATCGCCCAAAACCAGATCATTAATTTAAATCTTTCGGGATACAAGCTGACCAACAACAACATTATGCATTTGTACCTGGATAAACAGGAACGTGTTTGGATAGCAACCGATGGCGGCGGTGTAAATATTATTGATCCCTCTACACAGAAAGTAAGCTATATACTGCCCGGCGAACAAAAAGGCGCGCTAAGCAGTGGTGCAGTATATGATATTTATGAGGATAGCGATGCGCGTAAATGGATAGCCACCCTGCGTGGCGGTTTAAATATTATTGATTATAAAAATCATCAGTTTACATCTATCACGCACGATCCGCAGAATAAAAACAGTCTGGTTAATAACTTCACCCGCTCTTTTTGCGAAGATGTCGATAAGAATATCTGGATAGGCACATCAGGCGGTGGTTTAAGCTATTGGAACCCAAGGTTAAATTCCTATACCAATTATATCCATAACGAAGCCGACCCCAATTCGCTAAGCAGCGATTTTGTAATGAGCATTGTTAACGATCATCAAAACAAAATTTGGATAGCTACTTTTAACGGGGGCATCAATTTGTTCAACAAAAACAATCACACCTTCAAACACTATACCTGTTTTAATACCTACACCAAAGTTGAAGACCGGAACGCGTGGCGTTTGTTCGAGGATAGCAAGTTTAATCTGTGGGCCTCTGCTACGCGCGGGGGCGCTCTGTACCTGTATAACCGCGAAAAAGACAAATTTGAACTGTTTGATCACCGCCTGGTTAATATTAATTGCTTTTTGGAAGATAAAAACGGGGCATTATGGGCAGGCACCAATAGCGAACTGGTTAAAATAGATATAAAAGACAAACGGCACCAGGTAACAAATATCAACTCGGCTGTTTATGCCATACATGAAGATAAGAAAGGTAATTTTTGGATAGGGACAGATGGCGGGGGATTGTTGTTGTTTAATCGCGCCAATCGGTCAACTGTACGCTACACCGAAACCAATGGCTTAGCCGATAATGCGGTGATTAATATATTGGAAGATAATAGCGGTTTTTTGTGGTTAAGCACCTACAATGGGATATCAAGGTTTAACCCTGCTGCAAAAACTTTTAAAAACTATTATGCCAGCGATGGTTTGCAAAGCAACCAATTTAATTATAATGCAGCCCTAAAGCTACGCTCGGGCGAGTTTTTGTTTGGTGGTATTAAAGGGTTTAACCGGTTTAATCCAGATAGTGTAAAAACAAGCGTAAGCGCCCCTAAAGTATTCCTAACCGGCTTTCGGGTTAATAATGTGCCCATTGAACAGGACGCGCGCTACAAGGATAAGGGGGCCATTAACCTGCAGAACATTACCATACCTTATGATAAGGCAGTTATTTCCATTGATTTTGTAGCGATTGAATATTCCTTTCCCGATAAAATATTATATGCCTATTACCTTGAAGGATGGGACCACGTATGGAATAATTCGGGTAAGGTAAAAGTTGCCAATTACTCGCGCCTTAACGAGGGGAACTACATATTGCGCATTAAGTCAACCAATTCAGACGGGGTATGGAGCAATGACCAGCGTATAGTTTATATTACCGTTTTACCCCCCTGGTACCGTACCTGGTGGGCGTGGTGCATTTATATTGGCCTGGCAGTAGCGTTAGTTTATTATTATTTACTGTATAAAGCCAGGCAAACCAAACTACAGCACGAAATTGAAATAGCGTATATAAAAGCGGATAAAGAAAAAGAGCTGAATGAACGGAAACTATCGTTTTTTACCAATATTTCGCACGAGTTCCGCACACCGCTTACGCTGATTATTAACCCCATAAAGGATATGTTGAACAGCAGCAGCAAAAACAATGCTGTTGATAACGATCTGAATATTGTTTACCGTAATGCTCGGCGCTTGCTAAGTTTAGTAGACCAACTATTGTTATTCAGAAAAACTGAAAGCGAGAACGACAGGCTAAAGATCGTAAAGCTAAACTTTGCACATTTGTGCCACGAAGTTTACTTATGCTTTACCCATCAGGCCAAGATCAAAAATATTGATTATGTGTTTGAATGCGATACCGACAATATTGAACTCTATGCAGATCGCGAAAAGATAGAGATAGCCTTGTTTAACCTGGTATCGAATGCGCTGAAGTTTACCCCGGATGGCGGCTGTGTAAGTTTAATTATAGTTGAACAAGAGGATGAAATAACCGTTTCTGTAACAGATACAGGGTGTGGTATCCCGGAAAATATTGGTGACCGCTTATTCGAGAAATTTTATAAGGTACAGAATGGGGCAGCAGTGAAAACCGGGTTTGGTATAGGCCTGTATCTGGTAAAAAACTTTATTAATAGCCATAACGGAGAGATTGCCTATCAAAGTACAGCCAGCGGTACTACGTTTTTAATTCAGTTAAAAAAGGGGAAAGCGCATTTTAGCAATAACCTCATCTTCGAGGATATTAGCGACGGCTCTATTTACCTTGAAGAACTAATAGAAGAACTGCCCGAAAAATCTACGGCTGGCAACAATGAACCAATATCGCTTGATATGATGATATCTGATCAGCAGAGTATGCTGATTATTGACGATAATGAAGAAATACGAGAGTATATTAAACGTATTTTTAAAATTCATTACAAGCTTTATGAAGCATCCAATGGCGAAGACGGGTTTAAACTGATCAAGGATTTTTTGCCTGATATAGTGATCTGCGATGTGATGATGCAGGCAATGAGCGGTATTGAACTTTGTAGGCTGATAAAGGATGATCTTTCGCTAAACCATATCCCGGTTATTTTACTCACAGCACAATTAACACCCGAAATAAAACTACAGGGTATTGAAGTAGGTGCGTACGATTGTATCAGTAAACCTTTTGAAAAAGAATTGCTGATGGCGCGTATCGGCGCTATTCTAAAAAACCGGAGCAACCTGCAAAAGTATTTTTATAACGAGGTTACCCTGCAATCTAATAACCTTAAAATATCCGAAGAGTATAAGGATTTCCTGAACAAGTGCATAGCCGTGGTAGAGGATTACCTGAACGATGCCGATTTTAACATCAAAACTCTGGCTTCTGAATTGGGCATGAGCCACTCTAACCTCTATAAAAAAGTAAAATCCATTTCAGGTCAATCGGTTAATGGTTTTGTACGGTTTATCCGTTTGCGCAAAGCTGCCGAATTACTGATCAATACCAATTGTAATGTAAATGAAGCAGCCTACCGGGTAGGGCTTAATGATATTAAATACTTTAGAGAACAGTTCCATAAAATTTTTGGTATGAACCCATCGGAATTTATTAAAAAACACCGTGTCGCCTTTCACAAACATTACCTTTTAGATAACCAGGTTAATAAAGATTAA